One region of Prinia subflava isolate CZ2003 ecotype Zambia chromosome 6, Cam_Psub_1.2, whole genome shotgun sequence genomic DNA includes:
- the FAM117B gene encoding protein FAM117B, with protein sequence MSHQRVRRGGSPTPATSVAGGGGAAAAGGGAAGASSRLQPMRATVPFQLKQQQQQQHGSPTRSGGGPAAGLPRATPPCSSGRGGPATAPPGGAGSGGSAASSRGSPTRGHGGARGSPPRHHHLPPPPPPPGCGPSPCSSPVSPLPEGRVRHHHRRQSPEPGRSSPERKSPSSPVCKDKSRPPSSSPSSIVRRTSSLDTLAAPYLAGQWPRDNHGQAAPCMRDKATQTESAWAEEYLEKKRSSHKRSSSWGSNEQLKEIAKLRQQLQRSKHSSRHHRDKERQSPFHGNHAAINHSQAPIPKSVLVPVIPITKSTGSRFRNSVEGLNQEIEIIIKETGDKEEQLVPQDIPDGHRAPPPLVQRSSSTRSIDTQTPGGADKGSNNSSRSQSVSPTSFLTICNEGSEESPCPADDVLGDSRDKENGNNSPLPKYATSPKPNNSYMFKREPPEGCEKVKVFEENLPKPLHEIPAFYCPDKNKVNFIPKSGSAFCLVSILKPLLPTQDLTLKGTTHSLTVSSSMTPGLLQPISMAALTTSTEQDRISRGTSTVMPQTSLLQQSGCIEEAEE encoded by the exons ATGTCCCACCAGCGCGTGAGGCGCGGCGGCTCCCCGACCCCCGCCACCTCCGTGGCGGGGGgaggcggcgcggcggcggcgggcggcggagcAGCGGGAGCGAGCAGCCGCCTCCAGCCCATGCGGGCCACGGTGCCCTTCCAGCtcaagcagcaacagcagcaacaacatGGCAGCCCCACGAGGAGCGGTGGCGGCCCGGCAGCGGGGCTCCCACGCGCGACGCCCCCCTGCAGCAGCgggcgcggcggccccgccaCGGCCCCGCCGGGGGGagcgggcagcggcggcagcgccgcctCCTCGCGGGGCAGCCCCACGCGTGGCCATGGCGGGGCGCGGGGCAGCCCCCCGCGGCACCACCACctgccgcccccgccgccgccgccgggctgCGGGCCCTCGCCCTGCTCCTCGCCGGTGTCTCCGCTGCCGGAGGGCAGGGTCCGGCACCACCACCGGCGGCAGTCGCCGGAGCCGGGCAGGAGCTCCCCAGAGAGGAAGAGTCCCAGCTCCCCCGTCTGCAAAG ACAAATCAAGACCGccttcctccagcccttccagtATTGTTCGCCGGACATCTTCACTGGATACGCTCGCTGCTCCGTACCTCGCTGGGCAGTGGCCTCGGGATAATCACGGGCAAGCTGCTCCCTGTATGAGAGACAAAGCCACACAG ACAGAAAGTGCCTGGGCTGAAGAATATTTAGAAAAGAAGAGAAGCTCACACAAACGTTCATCATCGTGGGGCAGCAATGAACAACTCAAGGAG aTTGCAAAATTGcgtcagcagctgcagagaagcaaacacagcagcaggcatCATCGGGACAAGGAAAGACAGTCTCCTTTTCATGGCAACCATGCAGCCATTAACCACAGTCAG GCTCCCATCCCAAAGAGTGTTCTCGTTCCTGTGATACCCATTACCAAATCAACGGGGTCACGATTCCGAAACAGTGTAGAGGGATTGAATCAAGAGATTGAGATAATAATCAAGGAGACAGGAGACAAAGAGGAACAGCTTGTT CCTCAAGATATTCCAGACGGGCACCGTGCTCCACCTCCGCTGGTGCAGCGCAGCAGCAGCACTCGCAGCATTGACACCCAAACGCCCGGCGGAGCAGACAAGGGCAGTAACAACAGCAGCCGCTCCCAGTCAGTATCCCCAACCTCATTCCTTACCATCTGTAATGAAGGCAGTGAGGAAAGTCCATGTCCTGCAGATGATGTCCTTGGTGATTCCAGAGATAAAG aaaatgggaataatTCTCCCTTGCCAAAATACGCTACCTCgccaaaacccaacaacagcTACATGTTCAAGCGTGAACCTCCTGAGGGCTGTGAAAAGGTGAAAGTCTTTGAGGAAAACTT gCCAAAGCCATTGCATGAAATTCCAGCCTTCTATTGCCCTGACAAGAACAAAGTGAATTTCATTCCGAAAAGTGGCTCCGCTTTCTGTCTTGTCAGCATCCTCAAGCCACTTCTTCCCACCCAGGATCTCACACTTAAGGGCACTACACACAGCCTGACTGTCTCCTCCAGCATGACGCCTGGTTTGTTACAGCCCATTTCCATGGCCGCCTTGACTACAAGCACAGAGCAAGACAGGATCTCTCGTGGAACAAGTACAGTAATGCCACAGacctctctgctccagcagtcGGGATGTATTGAAGAAGCTGAAGAATAA